A region from the Cannabis sativa cultivar Pink pepper isolate KNU-18-1 chromosome 9, ASM2916894v1, whole genome shotgun sequence genome encodes:
- the LOC115723489 gene encoding uncharacterized protein LOC115723489, whose product MADTNGSLLLQTHHHHADPAPLHSLLHSLDPISLILSQNSHSEQPVSLKLTTESYIMERGPRYTAYAELRESRLRMKNARPPQQELDEPEFKLTPQKKQVRFQTSSTTTTTGSRKGSSFVAQSVPDFSAVLRKENRKPSNLPPTMEMTPPGKTWSKVGSKVLTNSRGSKSANGGDKKSLMTRKSYASLEELKGLSSAASNAINGENRAIHRGGRQTVLAYRAF is encoded by the coding sequence ATGGCAGACACCAACGGCTCTTTACTACTACAAACCCACCATCATCATGCAGACCCTGCACCTCTTCATTCTCTTCTCCATTCTCTCGACCCCATCTCTCTCATACTCTCTCAGAATTCTCACTCAGAACAGCCCGTTTCACTGAAACTCACAACAGAGAGCTACATCATGGAGAGAGGACCACGATACACGGCCTACGCGGAGCTCAGAGAATCGAGGCTCAGAATGAAGAACGCGAGGCCACCCCAGCAAGAACTCGATGAGCCAGAATTCAAACTCACCCCACAAAAGAAACAAGTCAGGTTTCAGACTAGTTCCACTACCACTACTACAGGTAGCCGAAAAGGGTCCTCTTTTGTGGCTCAATCGGTGCCGGATTTCTCTGCCGTCTTGAGGAAAGAGAACCGGAAGCCATCAAATCTTCCGCCGACGATGGAAATGACTCCTCCAGGGAAGACTTGGTCTAAGGTTGGGAGTAAGGTTCTGACGAATTCGAGAGGGAGCAAGTCAGCGAATGGTGGGGATAAGAAGAGTTTAATGACGAGAAAGAGCTATGCGAGTCTTGAGGAGTTGAAAGGGCTTTCTTCGGCGGCGTCTAATGCCATCAATGGCGAGAACAGAGCTATTCACAGAGGTGGCAGACAAACTGTTTTGGCGTACAGAGCGTTTTAA